A DNA window from Pontimonas salivibrio contains the following coding sequences:
- a CDS encoding phosphoglycerate kinase, protein MGLRGIDTLGSLEGLVVGVRLDLNTPLKDGEITDDGRVHAALPTLRELAARGAKMVVMSHLGRPDGKPDEKYSLAAVAKRLQELWSGSVKAVSQVSGAEVQSALSEVAAGDIVLVENLRFDARETSKDTEERRAFAEELAAPLDCVVSDGFGVVHRPQASVVELVEAKPSSAGLLIEAEVKVLEALRSNPERPYTVVLGGSKVSDKLGVIDALLPVVDKLVIGGGMVFTLLQAQGHATGSSLLEADQIETVKGYLSRASELGVDIVLPTDIVMAESFAADAPSTVLPIDQLESGPAGKNAIGLDIGPDSAQHFAEIIASSRTVFWNGPMGVFEFDAFAHGTRAVAAALTEVAGLSVVGGGDSAAAVRRLGFDDDQFGHISTGGGASLEFLEGKTLPGLKVLGW, encoded by the coding sequence GTGGGTCTTCGCGGGATTGACACCCTTGGCTCCCTCGAGGGCCTTGTGGTGGGGGTGCGACTTGACTTAAACACTCCCCTGAAAGATGGGGAAATTACCGATGACGGTCGGGTTCACGCGGCCCTTCCGACACTAAGGGAATTGGCCGCGCGCGGAGCCAAGATGGTGGTCATGAGCCATTTGGGTCGCCCGGATGGAAAGCCAGACGAAAAATACTCGTTGGCTGCCGTCGCGAAACGGCTGCAGGAGCTGTGGTCGGGCTCTGTGAAGGCAGTGAGCCAGGTCTCCGGCGCGGAGGTCCAGTCCGCTCTGTCGGAGGTGGCAGCTGGGGACATTGTGTTGGTTGAAAACCTGAGGTTTGACGCTCGTGAAACGTCTAAGGACACCGAGGAACGTCGAGCCTTCGCCGAAGAGCTGGCAGCACCACTCGACTGTGTCGTCAGCGACGGTTTTGGAGTCGTCCACCGCCCTCAGGCGAGCGTCGTGGAACTGGTGGAGGCGAAGCCCTCATCGGCTGGTCTGCTGATCGAAGCCGAAGTGAAGGTCCTAGAAGCCCTTAGATCCAATCCCGAGCGGCCCTACACCGTCGTGCTCGGCGGCTCGAAAGTCTCCGACAAACTTGGCGTAATTGACGCGTTATTACCCGTCGTCGACAAGCTGGTGATCGGTGGAGGGATGGTCTTCACCCTTCTCCAAGCACAAGGTCACGCCACCGGCTCGAGTCTTCTTGAAGCCGACCAAATCGAGACCGTAAAGGGCTATCTGAGTCGAGCCAGCGAACTGGGTGTTGACATCGTCTTACCCACAGACATTGTGATGGCCGAATCGTTTGCTGCGGATGCGCCCTCAACCGTCCTACCCATCGACCAGTTGGAGTCTGGGCCGGCAGGAAAGAATGCCATCGGCCTCGATATTGGTCCCGACAGCGCGCAGCACTTTGCCGAAATTATTGCGTCTTCGCGCACCGTGTTTTGGAATGGTCCGATGGGCGTCTTTGAATTTGACGCGTTTGCCCACGGAACCCGTGCGGTTGCTGCGGCACTGACTGAAGTGGCCGGGTTGAGTGTGGTGGGCGGCGGCGATTCCGCCGCCGCAGTCCGACGTCTCGGTTTTGATGATGACCAGTTTGGTCACATCTCGACCGGCGGTGGGGCAAGTTTGGAGTTTCTCGAGGGGAAGACACTTCCCGGATTGAAGGTACTGGGATGGTAG
- the tal gene encoding transaldolase, with translation MSATAELSTLGVSIWLDDLSRERITSGNLAQLIDTHNVVGVTTNPTIFQQAISKGDAYAERIAALGDAGHSTEDAVFALMVDDVRDACDIFVPQFEASAGVDGRVSIEVSPVLAHDTQATIEQATVLAESVGRANVLIKIPATKAGLPAITETLARGISVNVTLIFSLERYREVVDAYLAGVEQAAERGVDISTLHSVASFFVSRVDTAIDQQLDANGSPEAKDLRSKAGIANARLAYEAFEELFHSDRAKKLLADGANVQRPLWASTGVKDPALPPTLYVTELAAPHTVNTMPEKTLEATGELHSIEGDRVSAFYAEAHSVMDALADLGISYAEVTQALEDEGVSKFIDSWHELLETVEKALGATR, from the coding sequence ATGAGTGCAACTGCAGAACTGAGCACACTGGGTGTGAGTATTTGGCTGGACGACCTCTCGCGTGAGCGCATCACGTCGGGAAACCTGGCCCAACTGATCGACACACACAACGTGGTCGGCGTCACCACCAACCCGACGATTTTCCAACAGGCAATCAGCAAAGGTGACGCTTACGCCGAACGTATAGCTGCCTTGGGCGATGCTGGCCACAGCACGGAAGACGCGGTCTTCGCCTTGATGGTCGATGATGTGCGAGATGCCTGCGATATTTTCGTGCCTCAATTTGAGGCCAGTGCGGGGGTCGATGGGCGGGTGTCCATTGAAGTCTCCCCCGTTCTCGCCCACGACACACAGGCAACGATCGAACAGGCAACCGTCCTCGCAGAGAGTGTGGGCCGGGCCAATGTGTTGATCAAGATTCCGGCAACCAAGGCCGGTCTCCCCGCGATTACGGAAACTCTTGCCAGGGGAATCAGCGTCAACGTCACGTTGATTTTCTCGCTGGAGCGCTACCGCGAAGTGGTCGATGCTTATCTTGCCGGTGTGGAACAGGCCGCCGAGCGGGGCGTCGATATTTCCACCCTGCATTCCGTGGCGTCTTTCTTTGTGTCCCGGGTGGACACTGCCATTGACCAGCAACTAGACGCGAATGGTTCCCCTGAAGCCAAAGACCTTCGGTCCAAGGCGGGCATCGCCAACGCTCGCCTTGCCTACGAAGCATTCGAAGAGCTTTTTCACAGCGATCGCGCAAAAAAACTGCTCGCCGATGGCGCCAACGTTCAGCGCCCATTGTGGGCATCGACAGGTGTGAAAGACCCTGCCTTGCCCCCCACCCTGTACGTCACTGAGTTGGCTGCACCCCACACGGTGAATACCATGCCGGAAAAAACACTCGAGGCAACGGGAGAACTCCACTCAATTGAGGGGGACCGGGTGTCGGCCTTCTACGCAGAGGCGCACAGCGTGATGGACGCTCTGGCCGATTTGGGTATTTCTTACGCTGAGGTGACCCAAGCGCTGGAGGATGAAGGCGTCTCGAAATTCATCGACAGCTGGCACGAGTTACTAGAAACGGTCGAGAAGGCGTTGGGTGCTACTCGATGA
- a CDS encoding glucose-6-phosphate dehydrogenase assembly protein OpcA yields the protein MIIDLPNTTVADVNKRLVSAREEGGAVALGRVLTFLIYTPHDGEEQAIAAANEASSEHPMRIVVVTEPEAHSVAPGLSAQLRLGGDAGASEVVVLRPEGPSANSLPGLVNGLLLPDTPVVTWWPSHCPDCMAETSLGQISQRRILDSQSLGQGIVGLGRIASGYRPGDTDLAWGRITGWRTQLAATLDYLEIDTIHAATVAGVADNPSVALLAGWLAVSLGQPVTLDPSAPEGIGGVYSVQLDTSEGDISLVRTDDQTVLLRVPGQPDFPLLLPRRGLSTLVAEELRRLAPDTIYGRVLAEGIPMLKVIGQ from the coding sequence ATGATTATCGACCTTCCTAACACCACCGTGGCTGATGTGAATAAACGTCTGGTGAGCGCGCGTGAAGAGGGTGGTGCGGTGGCGTTAGGCCGCGTGCTCACCTTCCTCATTTACACCCCCCACGACGGCGAAGAACAAGCCATTGCTGCAGCCAATGAGGCCAGTAGTGAGCACCCCATGCGCATTGTGGTGGTCACTGAGCCGGAAGCACACTCTGTGGCACCGGGCCTTTCTGCGCAGCTGCGCCTCGGTGGCGATGCGGGGGCAAGTGAGGTCGTGGTGCTTCGCCCTGAGGGTCCCAGTGCGAACTCCCTGCCCGGTCTAGTCAATGGACTGTTGCTGCCCGATACCCCGGTAGTGACGTGGTGGCCCAGTCACTGTCCGGACTGTATGGCAGAAACGTCGCTCGGGCAGATTTCTCAACGGAGGATTCTCGATTCGCAATCTCTCGGTCAAGGCATTGTCGGTTTAGGCCGTATAGCGAGTGGTTACCGGCCAGGTGACACCGACCTCGCCTGGGGGCGGATCACTGGCTGGCGGACGCAGCTTGCCGCCACTCTGGACTACTTAGAGATCGACACAATCCATGCGGCCACTGTCGCAGGCGTTGCGGACAACCCCTCAGTGGCACTCCTCGCGGGCTGGCTGGCTGTGTCGCTAGGACAACCCGTCACGTTAGATCCCAGTGCTCCTGAGGGAATTGGCGGCGTCTATTCCGTGCAGCTGGACACCAGCGAGGGTGATATTTCCCTTGTGCGCACCGACGATCAAACTGTCCTGCTTCGCGTACCGGGCCAACCCGATTTTCCTCTACTGCTTCCACGCCGTGGACTGTCGACGCTAGTTGCCGAAGAGCTCCGTCGACTCGCTCCCGACACCATTTATGGCCGGGTGCTTGCTGAGGGTATTCCAATGCTGAAGGTGATCGGTCAGTAG
- the zwf gene encoding glucose-6-phosphate dehydrogenase translates to MRYNPLRDPADRRLARLAGPSALVIFGVTGDLARKKLIPAIYDLAAGGLLHPGFSVVGYGRRPWSDEQFQEEVAQSVHSHAREAFDERVFERLRAGLRFVEGSFSEPEGFSTLATVLNELAHTRGTGHNHAYYLSIPPGQFPVVTQRLEEAGLAEDAGGAWRRVIVEKPFGSDEKTAAELNLALERVFKPESVFRIDHYLGKETVQNLLALRFANSMYEPIWNAHYVDHVQITMAEEIGVGSRAGYYDGIGAARDVIQNHLLQLLALTAMEEPGTLGADDVRVEKEKVLAAVAPIAHPPSSSARGQYLGGWQGGAAVAGYLDEDGIDHSSRTETYAALRLEVNTRRWQGVPFYLRTGKRLGRRVTEVAVVFKDSPGHLFPEIAHGEVGQNALVIRVQPDEGVTMRFASKVPGPDMQVRNVTMDFGYGHAFTETSPEAYERLILDVLRGDAPLFPRQREVELSWHILDPVLAHWEEQGTPEGYLPGTWGPASADQLLLRDNRVWRRP, encoded by the coding sequence GTGAGGTACAACCCGTTACGGGACCCCGCGGATCGACGCCTCGCACGTCTGGCTGGCCCCAGCGCGCTCGTCATTTTTGGTGTGACGGGAGATTTAGCGAGGAAGAAGTTAATCCCCGCCATTTACGACCTGGCTGCGGGTGGGCTTTTGCACCCCGGCTTTTCGGTAGTGGGCTACGGCAGAAGGCCATGGTCGGATGAACAGTTCCAGGAAGAGGTCGCCCAATCGGTGCACTCCCACGCCCGGGAAGCGTTTGACGAGCGGGTCTTTGAGCGGCTCCGAGCGGGATTGCGTTTTGTGGAAGGCAGCTTTAGCGAGCCTGAAGGCTTTAGCACCCTGGCCACTGTGTTGAATGAGCTGGCCCACACCCGTGGCACTGGCCACAACCACGCGTACTATCTGTCGATCCCGCCCGGACAATTTCCGGTTGTGACCCAACGGTTGGAAGAGGCCGGACTGGCTGAGGATGCGGGTGGCGCCTGGCGCAGGGTGATTGTCGAAAAACCTTTTGGTAGCGATGAAAAGACGGCGGCAGAGCTCAACCTGGCGCTTGAAAGGGTATTTAAACCCGAATCGGTCTTCCGTATCGACCACTATCTGGGCAAAGAAACGGTGCAAAACCTGCTCGCGCTGCGTTTCGCCAATTCGATGTATGAGCCCATCTGGAATGCCCACTACGTCGACCATGTGCAAATCACCATGGCGGAAGAAATCGGCGTCGGATCTCGAGCTGGCTACTACGACGGGATTGGTGCCGCGAGAGATGTGATCCAAAATCACCTCCTGCAGTTACTGGCCCTCACCGCGATGGAGGAACCTGGAACCCTCGGGGCTGATGATGTGCGGGTAGAAAAAGAGAAAGTCTTGGCTGCGGTCGCGCCAATAGCCCACCCGCCCAGTTCTTCCGCCAGAGGGCAATACCTGGGCGGGTGGCAGGGCGGTGCAGCGGTTGCGGGATATTTGGATGAAGACGGCATTGACCACAGCTCGAGAACCGAAACCTATGCAGCCCTTCGCCTAGAGGTGAACACCCGCCGCTGGCAGGGTGTCCCGTTTTACTTACGCACCGGAAAGCGTTTAGGACGCCGGGTGACCGAAGTCGCGGTGGTCTTTAAAGACTCCCCCGGGCATTTGTTCCCCGAAATTGCCCACGGCGAAGTGGGTCAAAACGCACTAGTAATCAGGGTCCAGCCCGACGAGGGCGTCACGATGCGCTTCGCCTCTAAAGTTCCTGGCCCCGACATGCAAGTGCGAAACGTCACGATGGACTTTGGCTACGGCCATGCCTTCACCGAAACCTCCCCCGAAGCGTACGAGCGGCTCATTTTGGATGTCCTGCGAGGCGACGCGCCACTATTTCCGCGCCAGAGGGAAGTTGAGCTGTCCTGGCACATTCTTGATCCGGTTCTCGCCCATTGGGAAGAACAGGGCACCCCGGAGGGATACCTTCCAGGGACGTGGGGTCCCGCATCTGCTGACCAACTGCTGCTTCGAGACAACAGAGTCTGGAGGCGGCCATGA
- a CDS encoding glucose-6-phosphate isomerase: MTLRVHLESSFRSSLGDAVGTLVSKNVPSRLAAGDATLWGVDAEPEASIRVGWVADPSLMRPLVDDVEELRRAFAAEGVTRFVLCGMGGSSLAPEVMASSAGVQLEIVDSTHPDHVTQALSGDLRSTAVIVSSKSGTTVETAAARAAFAEAFQGVGIDPTSRILIVTDPDSPLHKEAAGNGHRVFTADPHVGGRFSALTAFGLVPATLAGVDTAALLSDAHNAWSALRQDSEENPAVLLAASLSTPSRDIAVLTPSESLPGLGDWIEQLVAESTGKDGIGVLPVATSSATPPEATNALDDVVIVDLSGDRQDVSHVSIEATLGGSFLLWEYATAYAGVLLGVNPFDQPDVESAKTATRSLLEAMPSRQDPSEVSEKYTLWAPDDSTTLADSWSYLHAQLGDSGYLALQVYGNRLELSDFVQVREHLAAATGRPVTLGFGPRFLHSTGQFHKGGTPDGVFLQLEIEPRRGRDIPGFPYSFATLIDAQSWGDRQVLTERGRPVLTLRVDSAETARTLLSTLKESA; encoded by the coding sequence ATGACGCTTCGGGTTCACCTCGAGTCCTCTTTTCGAAGCTCGCTCGGCGACGCCGTGGGCACCCTGGTGTCGAAAAACGTACCCTCGCGGCTTGCAGCCGGTGATGCGACTTTGTGGGGGGTGGATGCCGAACCTGAAGCATCAATCCGTGTGGGTTGGGTCGCTGACCCTTCCCTGATGCGCCCACTAGTTGACGACGTAGAAGAGCTTCGTCGGGCTTTTGCTGCCGAGGGAGTAACCCGGTTTGTCCTTTGCGGTATGGGGGGGTCTTCGCTGGCGCCAGAAGTGATGGCGTCCTCTGCGGGAGTGCAGTTAGAGATTGTGGACTCCACTCATCCCGATCACGTCACTCAGGCACTCTCTGGAGATTTGCGGTCCACCGCAGTGATTGTGTCCTCGAAATCAGGAACAACCGTAGAGACCGCGGCGGCAAGAGCGGCTTTTGCAGAAGCGTTCCAAGGTGTGGGAATCGATCCCACGAGTCGGATTCTGATTGTGACGGACCCGGATTCTCCGCTTCACAAAGAAGCGGCGGGAAATGGCCACCGGGTCTTTACCGCGGACCCACATGTGGGTGGCCGTTTTTCTGCGCTGACCGCTTTTGGGCTGGTGCCCGCCACTCTTGCCGGTGTGGACACTGCTGCCCTTCTAAGCGACGCCCACAACGCCTGGAGTGCATTGCGGCAGGACAGTGAGGAAAACCCGGCGGTGCTGTTGGCTGCCTCGTTGTCGACGCCATCGCGCGATATTGCCGTGCTGACACCCAGCGAAAGTCTGCCTGGCCTTGGGGACTGGATTGAGCAACTGGTGGCGGAATCAACGGGTAAAGACGGGATTGGGGTGCTTCCTGTTGCCACCTCCAGCGCTACTCCCCCAGAGGCCACGAACGCACTCGACGATGTCGTCATCGTTGATCTTTCAGGTGACAGGCAAGACGTGTCCCACGTCAGCATTGAGGCCACACTGGGTGGATCTTTCCTGTTGTGGGAATACGCCACGGCATATGCGGGGGTCCTCCTTGGCGTGAATCCATTCGACCAACCCGACGTGGAGAGCGCCAAAACGGCCACGAGAAGCCTTCTGGAGGCCATGCCAAGCCGACAGGACCCGTCGGAAGTATCAGAGAAATACACACTGTGGGCCCCCGATGATTCGACCACTCTGGCGGATTCCTGGTCTTATCTTCACGCGCAGCTGGGAGATTCGGGGTACCTGGCGCTCCAGGTGTACGGGAACCGTCTTGAGCTCAGTGATTTTGTCCAAGTGCGAGAACACTTGGCGGCAGCAACGGGACGCCCCGTGACACTGGGCTTTGGTCCCAGGTTTCTTCACTCCACCGGTCAGTTTCACAAAGGGGGCACTCCCGACGGGGTGTTCCTGCAACTTGAAATTGAACCTCGAAGGGGTCGGGACATACCGGGGTTTCCCTACAGCTTTGCCACCTTGATTGATGCGCAAAGCTGGGGTGATCGTCAGGTACTGACAGAGCGCGGCCGGCCTGTGTTGACCCTGCGTGTCGATTCAGCAGAAACCGCCCGCACACTCCTGTCCACCCTCAAGGAGTCTGCGTGA
- the secG gene encoding preprotein translocase subunit SecG has protein sequence MEIIFVVFQVILALTSLLLTLMILLHKGRGGGLSDMFGGGVTSNLGSSGVAERNLNRITVIVALVWVSSIVAIGLFTRFDVI, from the coding sequence GTGGAAATCATTTTCGTGGTGTTCCAGGTAATACTGGCGCTCACCAGTCTGTTGCTGACCCTGATGATTTTGTTGCATAAAGGCCGCGGTGGTGGCCTCTCCGACATGTTCGGTGGGGGAGTGACATCAAACCTCGGCTCCTCTGGGGTTGCCGAGCGCAACCTGAACAGAATCACAGTAATTGTCGCGCTGGTGTGGGTGTCGTCCATTGTGGCGATCGGCCTGTTCACCCGTTTCGACGTCATTTAA
- a CDS encoding RNA polymerase-binding protein RbpA has product MASGGSAIRGTRVGSGPMGEQDRGILADRIAVSYWDAMGNETVRYFSAQVDPEEIPEIIDSPHSGLPAGRDKENPPEVAINEPYKTHLAYVKERRTEKEAVSILDEALDKLRQKKGRA; this is encoded by the coding sequence ATGGCTTCAGGCGGTAGCGCGATTCGTGGGACCCGAGTGGGCTCTGGCCCGATGGGCGAACAGGATCGGGGAATTCTTGCCGATCGAATTGCGGTTTCCTACTGGGATGCGATGGGTAATGAAACCGTTCGGTACTTTTCCGCCCAGGTTGACCCCGAAGAAATTCCAGAGATTATTGATTCCCCACACTCAGGCCTTCCGGCTGGGCGCGACAAGGAAAACCCTCCCGAGGTTGCGATCAACGAGCCCTACAAGACCCACCTCGCTTACGTGAAAGAGCGTCGCACGGAGAAGGAAGCGGTCTCAATCCTCGACGAAGCGCTCGACAAGCTCCGACAGAAAAAGGGTCGAGCCTAA
- the pgl gene encoding 6-phosphogluconolactonase, whose product MTDKRVVIAPSTTDLAALVADKFVVRARKTLDRTGSFRVVLTGGGLGTEVLQAISKHPKVHQLNWSGVTVFWGDERFVEASHGDRNDLAAQRALLGGVGLSDEQLVRFPSSDGGLDLEAAATQARAAMLEHGQEGQWPHFDLAFAGMGPDGHVLSVFPGSSQAIATAPDVQAVWDSPKPPPLRLTMTIPLLNRADRVWIVVSGANKAAALGLALAEASVAEVPASGLRGVRSTKIFTDAELAGLLPEELVRSDTFWSAEDERADYVPKALR is encoded by the coding sequence ATGACTGATAAGCGGGTAGTAATCGCCCCCAGCACCACCGACCTCGCAGCTCTGGTCGCCGACAAATTCGTGGTGCGTGCGAGAAAGACTCTCGATCGAACCGGATCCTTTCGAGTGGTTCTCACTGGCGGGGGCTTGGGCACAGAAGTGTTGCAGGCTATTTCGAAACACCCAAAGGTGCACCAGCTGAACTGGTCCGGGGTGACGGTGTTTTGGGGTGATGAGCGCTTTGTTGAGGCTTCACACGGGGACCGAAACGACCTAGCAGCGCAAAGGGCTCTCCTCGGTGGTGTGGGACTGAGTGACGAGCAGCTCGTGCGGTTTCCGAGCTCCGATGGTGGCCTCGACCTGGAGGCCGCCGCCACACAGGCGAGAGCTGCCATGTTGGAACACGGCCAAGAGGGCCAGTGGCCACACTTTGACCTCGCCTTTGCCGGGATGGGCCCCGATGGGCACGTGCTCAGTGTGTTCCCTGGCTCGTCGCAGGCAATTGCGACAGCGCCAGACGTTCAGGCGGTCTGGGATTCTCCCAAACCCCCGCCTCTTCGGTTAACGATGACCATTCCTCTGCTGAATCGAGCTGACCGGGTGTGGATTGTGGTCTCAGGAGCCAATAAGGCTGCCGCGTTGGGCCTTGCCTTGGCGGAAGCATCCGTCGCCGAGGTTCCTGCATCGGGTCTGCGCGGGGTGCGATCAACCAAAATTTTTACCGACGCCGAACTTGCCGGTCTACTCCCGGAAGAATTAGTGCGCAGCGATACGTTCTGGAGCGCAGAAGATGAACGCGCCGACTACGTCCCGAAAGCTCTTCGCTGA
- the tkt gene encoding transketolase — protein sequence MTSVFSDHDRAAVDTARLLAADAVEKVGNGHPGTAMSLAPVAYLLYQKVMRHDPADPLWIGRDRFILSAGHSSLTQYVQLYLGGFGLELDDLKALRTWGSKTPGHPEYGHTSGVEITTGPLGQGLASATGFAYAQRFERGLFDPETPDGDSPFDHYTYVIASDGDIQEGITSEAASLAGHQQLGRLIALYDANKISIEDDTDIAFTEDVAARYQAYGWDVHVVDFGPVDHYNEDVDALFGAIEKAQAATDKPSLIIVKTVIGWPSPHKMNTGKIHGAAIGAGEIAETKTILGFDPTEHFAVSEDVIAHTRSLAKRAAADRAEWTEKFEAWKSAHPERAVLLARLEAGELPDLESVLPSFEGVDAIATRAASGKVINALAKVLPELWGGSADLAESNLTTIESAASFAPAEHSTSQWSADPYGRVLHFGIREHAMAAIINGIVLHGPTRAFAGTFLIFSDYMRPSVRLAALMGIPSIFVWTHDSVALGEDGPTHQPIEQLWSLRAIPGLDVVRPADAHETAWAWKTMLERRQGPAGIALTRQGVPVFERGADYAPASLTAKGGYTLAEASSGKPDVILIATGSEVSLAVEAKTSLESEGIATRVVSMPCVEWFDAQDQAYRDSVLPPTVSARVSVEAGISQGWHRFVGDHGHSVSIEHFGASADYKTLYQEFGMTTDAVVSAAKTVLSRTQA from the coding sequence GCCACTCGTCTTTGACCCAGTACGTCCAGTTATACCTGGGAGGCTTCGGCTTGGAGCTGGATGACCTGAAAGCGCTTCGCACCTGGGGCTCAAAGACACCCGGCCACCCCGAATACGGCCACACCAGTGGCGTGGAAATCACCACCGGCCCCCTCGGCCAAGGGCTCGCTTCAGCGACAGGCTTCGCCTACGCGCAGCGCTTCGAACGGGGCCTGTTTGACCCCGAAACTCCCGATGGCGACTCCCCTTTCGATCACTACACCTACGTGATTGCGAGCGATGGTGACATCCAGGAGGGCATTACCAGTGAGGCGGCGTCTCTCGCCGGACACCAACAACTGGGCCGACTCATTGCGCTCTACGACGCAAACAAGATTTCCATCGAGGACGACACAGATATCGCTTTCACCGAAGATGTTGCTGCCCGTTACCAGGCGTATGGCTGGGATGTCCACGTCGTGGACTTTGGCCCCGTCGATCACTACAACGAAGACGTGGACGCGCTGTTTGGCGCAATTGAGAAAGCGCAGGCGGCAACCGATAAGCCCAGCCTGATTATCGTCAAAACGGTCATCGGTTGGCCCTCACCCCACAAAATGAACACGGGAAAGATTCACGGTGCCGCCATTGGCGCCGGCGAAATCGCCGAGACCAAGACAATCCTTGGCTTTGACCCCACCGAGCACTTCGCCGTCTCAGAGGACGTCATCGCTCACACCCGTTCACTCGCCAAGCGCGCAGCTGCCGACCGGGCCGAATGGACTGAAAAGTTTGAGGCGTGGAAGTCGGCACATCCGGAGCGCGCGGTACTGCTCGCACGTCTCGAAGCAGGTGAACTACCCGACCTAGAGTCGGTGTTGCCAAGCTTTGAGGGCGTGGACGCCATCGCCACCAGGGCCGCCTCGGGCAAAGTGATCAACGCGCTCGCGAAGGTGTTGCCTGAACTGTGGGGTGGCTCGGCAGATCTCGCCGAATCAAACCTCACCACCATCGAGTCAGCGGCGTCTTTTGCCCCCGCAGAACACTCCACCAGCCAATGGAGTGCGGACCCCTATGGCCGGGTGTTGCATTTCGGTATTCGCGAACACGCAATGGCCGCAATTATCAACGGAATCGTCTTGCACGGACCGACCAGGGCCTTTGCGGGAACATTCCTGATCTTCTCCGACTACATGCGTCCCTCAGTGCGGCTCGCCGCGCTCATGGGAATCCCGAGCATTTTTGTGTGGACACACGATTCTGTGGCGCTGGGTGAAGATGGCCCCACCCACCAACCCATTGAACAGCTGTGGAGCCTGCGGGCAATCCCGGGCCTCGATGTTGTTCGTCCTGCCGACGCCCACGAAACAGCCTGGGCGTGGAAGACGATGCTAGAGCGTCGCCAAGGACCAGCAGGTATTGCGCTCACCCGCCAAGGTGTGCCGGTATTTGAGCGCGGTGCTGATTACGCGCCTGCATCCCTCACCGCCAAAGGCGGATACACCCTCGCTGAGGCCAGTAGTGGCAAGCCCGATGTCATTCTGATTGCTACCGGCTCGGAAGTTTCTCTGGCCGTGGAAGCAAAGACCAGTCTCGAATCCGAAGGTATTGCCACTCGCGTCGTGTCGATGCCCTGCGTGGAGTGGTTTGATGCCCAAGACCAGGCTTACCGAGACAGTGTGTTACCCCCCACTGTGAGCGCCAGGGTCTCTGTAGAGGCGGGGATATCGCAAGGATGGCACCGTTTCGTGGGTGACCACGGGCACAGTGTGTCAATTGAACACTTTGGTGCCTCGGCCGACTACAAAACCCTCTACCAAGAATTTGGAATGACGACAGACGCTGTCGTTTCCGCTGCCAAAACCGTGCTGTCACGCACGCAGGCTTAA
- the tpiA gene encoding triose-phosphate isomerase: MVGTTAARRALIAGNWKMNLDHLQSIALVQKLAWTLKDRNFQSDTVEVAVFPPFTDLRSVQTLIAADKLDFSLGGQDLSAHDSGAHTGDISGSFLKALACDYVLVGHSERRANHSETDQVCLAKVQAALRHSLTPVLCVGETAEDLETVGQSAVPVAQLTAVLEGISAEDEIVVAYEPVWAIGSGTPATAEQAQEVCGVLRDTIRTLHGDEQADRTRILYGGSVKSSNIAGFMRGADVDGALVGGASLDSEEFAAIAQFEKHVTID, encoded by the coding sequence ATGGTAGGCACCACAGCGGCCAGGCGTGCACTGATTGCCGGAAACTGGAAGATGAACTTGGACCACCTGCAGTCGATTGCTCTGGTGCAAAAGTTGGCCTGGACGCTTAAAGACCGCAACTTCCAGTCGGACACGGTAGAGGTGGCGGTGTTTCCGCCATTCACTGACCTTCGCTCTGTTCAAACCCTGATTGCCGCTGACAAGCTCGATTTTTCTCTGGGCGGCCAAGACCTCTCGGCGCACGATTCCGGTGCACACACGGGGGACATCTCCGGGTCTTTCCTGAAAGCTTTGGCCTGCGACTACGTCCTCGTCGGCCACTCAGAGCGCCGCGCCAACCACAGCGAAACCGATCAGGTGTGTCTGGCGAAAGTCCAGGCTGCCCTGCGTCACTCTCTCACCCCTGTGTTGTGTGTGGGAGAAACCGCGGAGGATTTGGAAACGGTCGGCCAGAGTGCGGTACCCGTTGCACAGCTCACTGCAGTGTTAGAGGGAATCTCTGCTGAGGACGAGATTGTGGTGGCATACGAACCGGTATGGGCTATTGGTAGTGGCACACCGGCAACTGCGGAGCAAGCCCAAGAGGTCTGCGGAGTGTTGCGTGACACTATTCGCACCCTCCACGGCGACGAGCAGGCGGATCGCACACGAATCCTCTACGGTGGCTCCGTGAAATCCAGCAACATTGCCGGCTTTATGAGGGGCGCTGACGTGGACGGCGCCCTGGTGGGAGGGGCAAGTCTCGACTCGGAAGAATTTGCCGCCATCGCGCAATTCGAAAAGCACGTCACAATCGACTAG